TCCAGAATCTCTACGCGCTCGCGTCGCCGGACCTGACCGCGGTGGATCATCGCACGATGGCGCTGCGGGTCGGACGGATCCACGCCATCGTCGGTCTGGAGTGGGAAGACCTGATTCGCAGCCGGGGAATCCTTTCCGCTGCGATTCACGACACACTCGATACGACATTGCACGGCAAGGCACTTGCGGTGCTGGGAAGGCGGTTGACGCAGGATCTGGCGTGGCAGACTGAGGCCTACCAGCGTCTGCAGACTTCGCGTCAGGACGTATTGCTGCGTGTGACCCGACTGGCGTGGGAAGTGGAAAGCTATACGGATCTGATCGGCAGGGTCGTTCAGATCCTCGGCGAACACGACGAGGTCGCGGGTTGCTCGGTTGGCCGCCCCGATGCTCAAGGTGTCTTTCGCTTCGAGTCGGTGTCGGGCAAAACCATGGAGCGGTATCTCGCCGGGTTCGAGAACTCGCCAGAGCGGCCGATCTCGAACGGCGATTTGCCTCAAGGGCAAGGTCCAGTCGGACGCGCCTGGCGTAGCGGGAACGTGGAACGCAGCACCAACTTTGCGACGGATCCGCTCATGGCGCCGTGGAAGGTACTGGCGCTACGGGAGAGTTTTCGCTCCAGCGTGGCGATTCCTCTACGTCAACCCGGCCATCCGCCCAAGGCCATTCTTTCGCTTTACAGCGCGTTTCCGGGCGGGTATTCGGCAGCGGACCAAATGGCTTTCATCATGCCCTTGCAAACTCTTCTCGGGCTCGCGATTGCGCGGATCGAGAATCAGGAAGGGCGTACTCATGCCGTACCTTACGCGACGCGACAACATTGGGCGGCGCTGTTGAGATCGGATGCGTTGGAAATGCATTATCAGCCGCTGCTGGACCTCAAAACCGGGCAGGTGACCAAAGTCGAAGCGCTGGCCCGCCTGCGGGACGGCGACCGGGTGTTGACGCCCGGTGAGTTTTTCCCGGCGCTGTCCTCGGATGATTTTCTCGACCTTTACGTGCGGGGTTTGGCACAGGTGCTGTCGCAGCGGAATGGCTGGCTGCAAGTTGGCGTCGAGTTGGAGGTGTCGGTGAATCTGCCCTCCAGTGCATTGGGTGACAACCGCTATTTCGAAGCCACCCGGCAAGCCCTGAAGGAATACGTTTGCCGTCCAGACATGTTGACCCTGGAAATTCTCGAAACGGATGCCCTTCCATCTGGTATGGACGTGTCCGGCGAACTGGCGAAATTCAAGTTGCTCGGCATAAACCTGGCGGAAGACGACCTGGGGTCCGGGCACAGCAGCCTGAACCGCTTGCGCGAATTACCGTTTGACTGGATCAAGATCGACCGCAGTATCGTGAGTGTTGCGGGTCAGGACGCCTCCAATGTGTTGCGTTTCGTTTATCAGTTGACAAGGCTTGGCCGCTCGCTGGGTAAATCCGTGGTCGTGGAAGGGATTGAAGATGCGGGGATGCTGGAGGCAATCGTCATTCTCGGCGCCGACGTTGCGCAGGGCTATGCGATCGCGCGCCCCATGCCGGCGCAACAGTTGACGACATGGATGCATAACCAGCCGCATGTGCCGCGTTCCCTTGAAGCGAGGAGCGCGCTGGGCAAACTGGCCACGTTGCTAATCTGGGAAGAACGCCTGCATCTGATTTGCGAGGACCCGCGCGCGTTCGGCAGGCTGTTCGACATCGTGACCACGCCGGCCACGATCGATGTCGCCGCGCCGGCTGTGCCAGCGCCGCTCGACTCGGCCTGTCAGGTTTGCCCATTCTCCCGGTTCTTTAGCGAAACGGAATCCATTTTGCCAAAGGGACTTTCGGATCCGACCGCGCAGCGGGCGTTGATTGCGGCTGCGGTGAATCACGGGCCCGACAGCGTGGCCTATCGGTCGGCACGCCAGCGGCTTGTGACCGCCATCATGAGCGAGGCGGTCGAACAC
Above is a genomic segment from Paraburkholderia aromaticivorans containing:
- a CDS encoding EAL domain-containing protein, which encodes MTMSKELADATPDNDLMDDGSHLYSQAWASSLTSLTEVLRHNAADIVKRFYDGLIRLPKSKHTLAALSEHELQHLKTQQIQNLYALASPDLTAVDHRTMALRVGRIHAIVGLEWEDLIRSRGILSAAIHDTLDTTLHGKALAVLGRRLTQDLAWQTEAYQRLQTSRQDVLLRVTRLAWEVESYTDLIGRVVQILGEHDEVAGCSVGRPDAQGVFRFESVSGKTMERYLAGFENSPERPISNGDLPQGQGPVGRAWRSGNVERSTNFATDPLMAPWKVLALRESFRSSVAIPLRQPGHPPKAILSLYSAFPGGYSAADQMAFIMPLQTLLGLAIARIENQEGRTHAVPYATRQHWAALLRSDALEMHYQPLLDLKTGQVTKVEALARLRDGDRVLTPGEFFPALSSDDFLDLYVRGLAQVLSQRNGWLQVGVELEVSVNLPSSALGDNRYFEATRQALKEYVCRPDMLTLEILETDALPSGMDVSGELAKFKLLGINLAEDDLGSGHSSLNRLRELPFDWIKIDRSIVSVAGQDASNVLRFVYQLTRLGRSLGKSVVVEGIEDAGMLEAIVILGADVAQGYAIARPMPAQQLTTWMHNQPHVPRSLEARSALGKLATLLIWEERLHLICEDPRAFGRLFDIVTTPATIDVAAPAVPAPLDSACQVCPFSRFFSETESILPKGLSDPTAQRALIAAAVNHGPDSVAYRSARQRLVTAIMSEAVEH